In Candidatus Manganitrophus morganii, the genomic window TCCGGCCCGCCGGCAAATCGAGATTGGCGTCTTCGATCGATTGGAGCACCCGGTCGAGCGGCAGGCCGAGCGCTTTGACCCGGTCGGGATCAAGCCCGATCCGGACCTCCCGGTTATAACCTCCCCACAAATCGACCTGGGCGACCCCCGGAACATGGGTGAAGCGGTAGCGGATCTGGTCTTCGATCAGCTGCGTCAGTTCCACCGGGTCGAGCGCGCTGGAGATGCCGAGGAGCACCACCGGGAATGAAGCGATGTCGAATTTGCTGATCCGGGGCCGGACGATGTCTTCGGGGAGCTCGCTGATCTCGTCTTCCAGCGTCGCCTGCAGATCGATCGCGGCCGCGTCGATATCGGTCCCCCATCCGAAGCGGACCCGGACGCGGCTGCTCCCTTCCGACGATTGGGAGGTGAGCTCCTCCACGCCGGGAACGGTCCCGACGATCTCTTCGATGATCTGGGTGACCAGCCGCTCCATCACCTCCGGGCTGGCCCCTTCGTACTCGGTGCTGATCGTCAGCGTCGGCAGCTCGATTTCGGGGAGGAGGTCGATCCGCAGGCGGCTGAAAGAGACCGCGCCGAGAATCACGACGATCAGGGTCACCATCGTCACGAAAATCGGCCGCTCTACGCTGAGTTGCGGGAGCCTCATCCGCGCTCCGCCGTCTTCGGGAGGGAAGCCGCTTCGCCCTGCTCGGCGGGAATCGTCACTCGGGAACCGTCGTCCACCAATTGCTGACCGAGCGTGACGACCCGGCCCGACAATCCTTCCCCCTCCACCTGCACGCGGCCTCCTTCCCGGATGCCGACGGTCACCTCGCGCCAGGCGACCGTCCGGTCGGCCTCATTGACGACGAAAACCCCGGTCCGGTCGCCGCGGGTGGTCAGCGCCTGCTCCGGAACGATCGTCGTCTCCGGAACCCGGTCGAGCACGATCGTCGCCCGGATGAACATCCCGGGTTTGAGACGGCGTTTCGCATTCTCGATTTTCATTTCGACCCGCGCCTGTCGGGTCGCTTCCCGGAAGACCGGGGCGATCCGGGCGATCCGTCCCTCGAACGGCTCGCCGGGATAGGCGTCGGTCATCAGTGAAGCGGTCTGGCCGACCCGAAGACGGGCGTAGTCTTTCTCCGTCACGAAAATCACCCCGGTGAGGGGATCGAGCTCCACGATCAAGAGCAGCGGCGCGTTGGCCGAGACGGTCTGTCCTTCGTCGACGTAGCGCTCCGCCACGACCCGCCGGTCGTCGCCGCCGCTCCAATCGGCGGTGATCTTCGTGTACCGCAGCCGGATATTCGCCGTTTCCAACGACGACTCGGCCCGGGTCAACTGCGCCTCGGCGACATCGAGCTGGGCCTGCTTCGCCAGCTGGTTGATCTTGGCCGTATCGCGCTGGGACTCGGACGCCACGCCCCGCTCAAGCAGCGTTTCGATCCGTTGTAGTTCCCGAAGCGCGATGTCGAGCCCGCTTTCGGCTTCGGCGAGGTTGGCCTTCGCCACCGCCAGATCGGCCCGCGCCTGGGCGACCGCCTGCAAGTGCTCGTCGTCGTCGAGCTCCGCGACCACCTGCCCGCGCCGGACGGTGTCGGCGAGGTCGACCGCCAGGCCCTCGACGCGGCCGCTCACTTTCGGCGCGACAACGAACTCCGCCAGCGCCTCCAGCGTGCCGCTGAAGGTCCGCCGCAGCACGATCGGCCCCTGCTCGATCGGGGCGACCTCCACCGGCGCCGGCGGGGTATCCCGCCTCGCGGCTTTCGGATCGGCGCCGTCCTGCATCCGGCTGAAGGCGGTCCAGGCAAAGCCGACCGCCACAGCAACCAGCA contains:
- a CDS encoding efflux RND transporter periplasmic adaptor subunit, with product MLVAVAVGFAWTAFSRMQDGADPKAARRDTPPAPVEVAPIEQGPIVLRRTFSGTLEALAEFVVAPKVSGRVEGLAVDLADTVRRGQVVAELDDDEHLQAVAQARADLAVAKANLAEAESGLDIALRELQRIETLLERGVASESQRDTAKINQLAKQAQLDVAEAQLTRAESSLETANIRLRYTKITADWSGGDDRRVVAERYVDEGQTVSANAPLLLIVELDPLTGVIFVTEKDYARLRVGQTASLMTDAYPGEPFEGRIARIAPVFREATRQARVEMKIENAKRRLKPGMFIRATIVLDRVPETTIVPEQALTTRGDRTGVFVVNEADRTVAWREVTVGIREGGRVQVEGEGLSGRVVTLGQQLVDDGSRVTIPAEQGEAASLPKTAERG